The following coding sequences lie in one Chryseobacterium culicis genomic window:
- a CDS encoding M14 family zinc carboxypeptidase, whose amino-acid sequence MKTKEDLKRYFETGDIPTQEHFWSWLDSYWHKNDLIPLNQIQNSDQIIQQSSSFKDYMNPTLEVGALAISGSVGFPTGSTMRGRTDSFLDIIYANQIELLGDMLLQTIFYYTDKNVFIAKQDINAKTFTPALPATAKKWKVSLHHTDKTQTVTQSELNAIKINCYSSELITFNDIVENTKVSAKAISEYNDFEINLGESITTEIGRIAVNNGFNSTSDTGIRTALIPVVTGNYWLNPKSGYKISRVVFYKDGIFANQNVTTNDFSVDNATSNQVRIVFEKNTPTDIITEQDRFDFTYILKNISASKYDQLLNESKKSKPLPSTIYTINEQVAILNTNDTDINFDLANRKIIISGGAIIDTGNTTVGRISLPTTTAGIDMPSAITAGVVLYNKTNNTIIVQNQTAAPLLNHLILFTYRYSGSFNSFYVTGLKNYSVNGVSIYQKDARQMNKFAVDNFGIKYWSAPVYPAFNPLTLNSDVLYPMYDRVIAPFSNNVTKTVIGQTEGPTPYDILRIDISFNRKTAPTQRRRKPRIFVCGGTHGGEKLSIYTTYLFFKLLLENPDKDEIINVLRSNYDWTFIPLVNPYALNVGNVGGTESVRWNHNGVDINRNFDYRWAEYADGGAGSQSYKGTAPFSEKESQLVRDTFNTIKTDTVLYIDCHNFGSGVTIDYRAAWFASSFNTVQNAIYSLCDRLDAEIRKRYSYLADKDLLAFSDIDGSSPMSQAWMGNQQVAAMTMETDQGDFYNPTDPTSFNSNVITRSIETYVNTFYSMGKYAVDLYNSRI is encoded by the coding sequence ATGAAAACAAAAGAAGACTTAAAACGATACTTTGAAACCGGAGACATACCCACACAAGAGCATTTCTGGTCCTGGCTAGACTCTTATTGGCACAAAAATGATCTGATCCCCTTAAACCAAATTCAAAATAGTGATCAAATTATCCAACAAAGCAGCAGTTTTAAGGATTATATGAATCCCACTCTGGAAGTTGGAGCACTCGCAATTTCTGGGTCTGTTGGATTTCCCACAGGATCAACGATGAGAGGTAGAACGGATTCCTTTTTAGATATCATCTATGCCAACCAAATTGAACTTCTGGGTGATATGTTGTTGCAAACTATTTTCTATTATACTGATAAAAATGTTTTTATTGCAAAACAGGATATCAATGCAAAAACTTTCACTCCAGCCCTTCCTGCAACAGCAAAAAAATGGAAAGTTTCCCTACATCATACGGACAAGACACAAACAGTCACTCAGTCAGAATTAAATGCAATCAAAATTAATTGCTACTCATCTGAGTTAATTACATTTAATGATATCGTAGAAAATACAAAAGTATCTGCAAAGGCTATATCAGAATACAATGATTTTGAAATTAATTTAGGAGAAAGTATCACTACAGAAATAGGTAGGATAGCAGTGAATAATGGCTTCAACTCTACCTCCGATACAGGAATACGAACCGCTTTAATTCCTGTAGTTACGGGTAACTATTGGCTAAATCCAAAATCAGGATATAAAATATCCCGTGTTGTTTTCTATAAGGATGGAATATTCGCCAACCAGAATGTTACTACCAATGACTTTTCAGTAGATAATGCAACCTCTAATCAGGTAAGAATAGTTTTTGAAAAAAATACTCCCACGGACATTATTACTGAGCAGGATCGCTTTGATTTCACCTATATTTTAAAGAATATTAGCGCCAGTAAGTATGATCAATTATTAAATGAAAGTAAAAAAAGCAAGCCCCTTCCATCTACGATTTATACAATAAATGAACAGGTTGCCATCCTAAATACTAATGATACCGACATCAATTTTGATTTAGCGAATCGTAAGATCATAATTTCCGGGGGAGCAATCATTGACACAGGAAACACAACCGTAGGGAGAATTAGTTTGCCCACTACTACCGCGGGTATAGATATGCCTTCTGCAATAACAGCCGGCGTTGTATTGTATAATAAAACAAACAATACAATCATTGTTCAAAATCAAACAGCTGCACCCTTATTAAATCATTTGATTTTGTTTACTTATCGGTATAGTGGTTCGTTCAATAGTTTTTATGTTACCGGTCTTAAAAATTATTCTGTAAATGGAGTCTCTATATATCAAAAGGACGCACGGCAAATGAATAAATTTGCAGTCGATAATTTCGGGATTAAATATTGGAGTGCTCCGGTTTATCCTGCCTTCAATCCTTTAACTCTAAATTCGGATGTTCTTTACCCAATGTATGATCGTGTAATAGCCCCTTTCTCTAATAACGTCACAAAAACAGTTATCGGTCAAACAGAAGGTCCAACACCTTATGATATTTTACGGATTGATATTTCATTTAACAGGAAAACAGCGCCAACACAAAGGCGCAGAAAGCCACGTATATTTGTATGCGGAGGTACGCATGGGGGTGAAAAGTTAAGTATTTACACTACCTATTTATTTTTTAAACTCTTGCTTGAAAATCCTGATAAGGACGAAATAATAAACGTCTTACGATCTAATTATGACTGGACATTTATTCCTTTGGTTAACCCATATGCATTAAATGTTGGAAATGTAGGGGGTACAGAATCGGTAAGATGGAATCATAATGGTGTGGATATTAATAGAAATTTTGATTATCGCTGGGCAGAATATGCAGACGGAGGCGCTGGATCACAATCTTATAAAGGCACTGCACCATTCAGCGAAAAAGAATCACAACTGGTGAGAGATACTTTTAATACGATTAAAACAGACACCGTATTATATATTGATTGCCATAATTTTGGTTCAGGGGTTACTATTGATTATCGGGCAGCCTGGTTTGCATCATCATTTAACACTGTTCAAAATGCGATATATTCATTATGTGACAGATTAGATGCTGAAATAAGGAAACGATATAGTTATCTAGCTGATAAAGACCTCCTTGCATTTTCCGATATTGACGGCAGTTCCCCGATGTCTCAGGCCTGGATGGGGAATCAGCAGGTAGCAGCAATGACAATGGAAACAGATCAGGGAGACTTTTACAACCCAACAGATCCTACATCCTTTAACAGTAATGTTATTACAAGAAGTATAGAAACCTATGTCAATACATTCTATTCTATGGGTAAATATGCTGTTGATCTTTATAACAGCAGAATATAA